Within Myxococcales bacterium, the genomic segment TGCAGGCGCTGAGCATTATTGCGGCCATGTTTCTGACGACCGTTTCCACCGTTTGTGCACAAACCAGGACGGTCGCCGACGCCGTGCCTGGCGTTAAGATTTCAGAACACCTGAACCAATCCGTGCCGTTCGATGCGGTATTTCGCGATCACACTGGAAAGATGGTCCGACTTGGCGACATGTTCGACGGGGACCGGCCGGTGCTGCTTAATCTTGCCTACCATTCTTGTCCAGTGCTTTGCAGTATGGTGATCCATGCCACCGTTGAGGGGCTACGTGGTCTCGAATGGAGCGTGGGAAACCAGTTCAGCGTGATTACCTTGAGCATAGACCCCCGCGACAATCCCTCTTCTGCGGCCGAGAAACGAGAGTCTGTGCTTGAACGATACGGACGCGGCTCTGCGGCGAAAGGCTGGCACTTCCTAACCGGGGACAAACACAACATTGATCGGGTGGCGCGTGCTGTAGGTTTTGGTTACCACTACGACGAGAAACAAGGCCAGTATGCGCATCCGGCCGCCATCATGTTGCTCACGCCAGCGGGCAAAGTCGCCCGATATCTTTATGGCTTGCGTTTTGATTCGAAAGATCTGCGTTTCGGCCTACTTGAGGCCTCTGAGGGGCGGTCCGTCACGACGAGGGAGCGCTTTCTCCTTTACTGTTACCACTACGAGCCAGGAAAGGGTTACGTCCTTATGGCCACGCGACTTATGCAGTGGGGCGGTATAATTACAGTATTACTGCTTTTCGGGTACATGTGGTACCAGTGGCGGAAGGAGTCACACAAAAAGAGATCTCACGGCTGGCTAGCGGCCCATGATCCCAACGCACGGAACTCTCTATGACGACGCCGTCTCCTGACATCTTAAATCAGTTACC encodes:
- a CDS encoding SCO family protein; translation: MKRVPFQLVQALSIIAAMFLTTVSTVCAQTRTVADAVPGVKISEHLNQSVPFDAVFRDHTGKMVRLGDMFDGDRPVLLNLAYHSCPVLCSMVIHATVEGLRGLEWSVGNQFSVITLSIDPRDNPSSAAEKRESVLERYGRGSAAKGWHFLTGDKHNIDRVARAVGFGYHYDEKQGQYAHPAAIMLLTPAGKVARYLYGLRFDSKDLRFGLLEASEGRSVTTRERFLLYCYHYEPGKGYVLMATRLMQWGGIITVLLLFGYMWYQWRKESHKKRSHGWLAAHDPNARNSL